The Desulfitobacterium chlororespirans DSM 11544 genome contains the following window.
GGGGAAACGGAATTCTCTCTCAACTACAAAAAGCTAACATTCCCTATGACAAGATTCATCATGCCTTCGTAAGTCATTGCCATACAGATCATCTCCTGGGTATGGTTTGGGTCATTCGTATGATAGGGAGTGCCATGGCTGCCGGAAAATATGAAGGAGATTTTAAGCTTTATTGCCATGATGAATTAGCTTCTGCTCTTCATTCTCTGGTTAAAATCACTATGGACAAGCAAATTATTGATTTAATCAGCCGGCAAATTCATATTATTTCGGTAGCCGATGGACAGCAGGAAGAGCTGCTGGGTCATACCTTTACCTTCTTCGATCTTCATTCTGCCAAAGCTAAACAATTTGGTTTTAAAATTGGCTTAGACGGTGATAAAAAACTGGCTTTTATAGGGGATGAACCCTATCATCCGCTGTGTCAAAAATATGTCGAGAACAGCGATTGGCTCCTCTGTGAGGCTTTTTGTCTTTATGCAGAACGTGAACTCTTCAAACCTTATGAAAAAAACCACAGTACAGTAAAGGATTCCTGTCAACTGGCCACCCTGCTCAATATTAAGAATCTCATCCTCTGGCATACGGAAGATAAGAATATTGAGAAACGTAAAGCATTATATACAGCTGAAGGCAAACAATATTATAAAGGTAATCTTTTTATCCCTGACGACTTTGATATCATAGCGCTTTAAAACTCTCTATATACATAAGCCTCGTTCAATGTCCCTGATAAAATCTCCATTTTTCATACACATCCAGCAGATAGAAAAAAGTTCCATCCAACCACTTTGTATAATTTTCTTTATCTCCTGGCTCTGACTGGAAGACATTGATACCCTTGCCTACAGCATTTCTCGTCATCTCAACACAATCTATGATAAATGCTAATTCTAAAATGCTTAAACCAATGATGTAGCCCTCCTCCGTCTGGAGCTTAAGGACTTCATACTGAATTCTATCCAGCAGGTTATTTACGGTCTCAAAATCCCTTTGGGGTTGCCCACCTTCATCGGGGGCTTCCTCTACTTCGATCATAAAGTATTCCCGGCCCAGTCGCATGCAGTATATGATCATTTCGGCATCCTCTTGAGTTAACCGCAACTTTCCCTGAAAATCATTTTCAAGCGGGTTCTCTGCAGAAGGAATAACCCTTTGAAGTTCACGTTTTTCCTTATATTGCTGAAAATCAATGACATTGTTGTTTTTACTCGACGACAATCTTTTCTCTCCCTCCACATCATTTAAACAAATACAGCTTAATTGTACCATTTATAAAAAAGAAATATGCAGGAACTATTATTATACCGTTAAATACTAGAATTGACGATAGTCCCCTATGGCAGTACCTATAACAAAAAAGATAGCATACTCTTAGGTAAGCTATCTTTTATCCGTCCACAGCTCGCCTTCTCTCAGCTGCAGAATAGTTCACTATGGACTTAATTGGAGATAATCTGTATTAGTTTTTCTGCCGTAAGTTTTGTCGCCAGAGGCCCAAAGGTGTTCAAGGAATCATCAAAGTAAACAACTTGTCCTTTCTTAACTGCCTCCATAGCTTGCCAAACAGAGGAAGCTTCCAGTGTCTTGACAAAAGCTTGGGAGGTTGTGATAAAATCCTGAAAAATAATATAGTCGGGATTCATCTCCGCTACAGCCTCTAAGGATAAGGTCTCATAGTCATCAGGATAGCCTTCCGGTTTGGCAATACCAAAAGTATCATAGTAATCTTTGTCACCCCGGGTAACAAAGGCTTTGCCACCATCGGTCCGGAATATGGCAATGGTCTTATCCTGATGCTGACTCAACTTTTCTTTTGCTGACTGAACGCTGTCCTCGATTTCCTTAATAAGTTTTTGAGCATCGGCTTTTTTATTCACAATTTCTGCGCAGGCCAGGATTTGTTCTTGCCAAGGAGCACTGAAATCCACTAAGATGACTGGAGCTATCTGCTCCAGCTGTTCATAAATCTTGTCTAGATTACCCTGTCCTTTAAAAGTCACAATAACATCCGGATTGGCTCCTAAGATAGCTTCTAAATTCAGATCCCGGGCACTGCCTAAGTCAATAATTTCCGCGGTTCCCACATAAGGCTTTAGAGTTTCCCATTCTCCCAAGGCTTTCATGGCATCTCCCGTAGATGCACCGGCAGAGGCGATGGGCGGCGTTCCTAAGGCCAGGAAATACTCCAAATAAAGGGAATGAAGAATGGCAATTCTTTGTGGTTGTTCAGTTAAAGTAATTTCTTTCCCTGTTGCGTCCACAATGGTCCTTGGCCATGCAGCCTCTTCCGCTCCACTACCACCGGCCCCTGGTGTCTTCTCGGCTTGAGCAGCCGGGGTATTGATATTGCTTCCCGTTGCGCTAGTGCTGCAACCCGCCAATAGTCCTGCTAAAAGTGCCAGTGAGACGATCATCCCCATTATTCTTTTCATTTTCTTTCCTTCCTCCAATGTACAACAGGATTTAGGTTAGCTTAAGCTAACCATTAAGATTAGTATAGCAAATCCTTTTTTTCATGGGAATGGAATTATCTTAAAGCACTTATGGATTATTCCTGAATTTCTCTCGGAATTCGCTGGGGGACATTTTAAAACGCTTTCTGAAGCTCCGGCTGAAATAGAGCGGATCGGAATATCCGACGCTTTTAGCAACTTCCGATACAGGTGCACCAATGGTCGTTAATAATTCCTTAGCACGATTCAGGCGACAAGCTATCAGATAATCCCCGGGACCCATCCCCGCATACTTACTAAAAACATAGAATAAACGGTTCTCTGTGACCTCATTCTGTTCTGCCAAACCACGCACCGTCAGCGAATCCATAAAGTGATCCTGGATGTAAGAGGATACCTGTTCGAACAAAGCCTGAGCACCATGATTGGTTTGGTTGCGAGCGCACACAAAAACCTCCTCCAGTACACAGCGAAACAGATTTTCCGTCTGAAAAGCGGGTATTGAGCCAGGCTGATTAAAAGTTCCGCATAGGCGCCCTAATAACTCTTGCAAGCGGGGGCTCTTTCCCGGTGTAAGCTCAAAGTGAACCTCCGGAAGGCAAATTCCTTTCGTTTCTGGAGTACGAATATCATATAGCACGGAGATGTACTCCCACTTCGTATCTCCCAGGACCTGCTTATCCAGGCTCATACCGGCTCCACCATGAACCACCTTGCCGATACTTGCCGTATAGGGTGTACCGTCAAATCGATATTGGGCTTTCCCACCCACCGGGAAAATAAACCCTGGAAAAGGGGCTGCTTTTTGCCATCCGGCTGTCCCCGGCTCGATCTTATAATTATAGACTCCTTCCACTCGTATGGAGATATTAGTAAATTGCTCCACAAGCTCATTAAGTTCAAATTCCATTTTTACACCACCCTTCAAGCCTTATCCTCCAGGAGGCCTCTACCCGTTACTTGACTCCTATTCCTATGACCTCTGCAACCAGAAGGTCCATACTCATTATTGCTATTTAAATATGAAAGAGTTTTGAGAAGATCGATAAGCCCTTGTTAGCCATCGCTAACTAAGCTTATTATAGCTATAGCTGCTTCTTTTTTCAATATAAGAACAAAGTGCCTGCCACAGCAAAACAGTCCCGCTTCATAAACAAAGCTAATTTAATCACGCAAAAGCGGTATAATCAGCAGAAAAAGAAGTCACAGAATAAAGAGACTCTCGTTCTTTATCAGCGACTTCTTTAATTACCAGGAATATAACACTTCTAATTTAACGTCAGTATTACAAG
Protein-coding sequences here:
- a CDS encoding MBL fold metallo-hydrolase is translated as MKNLIVLGTGHAVVTQCYNTCFALTDDDDYILIDGGGGNGILSQLQKANIPYDKIHHAFVSHCHTDHLLGMVWVIRMIGSAMAAGKYEGDFKLYCHDELASALHSLVKITMDKQIIDLISRQIHIISVADGQQEELLGHTFTFFDLHSAKAKQFGFKIGLDGDKKLAFIGDEPYHPLCQKYVENSDWLLCEAFCLYAERELFKPYEKNHSTVKDSCQLATLLNIKNLILWHTEDKNIEKRKALYTAEGKQYYKGNLFIPDDFDIIAL
- a CDS encoding iron-siderophore ABC transporter substrate-binding protein produces the protein MKRIMGMIVSLALLAGLLAGCSTSATGSNINTPAAQAEKTPGAGGSGAEEAAWPRTIVDATGKEITLTEQPQRIAILHSLYLEYFLALGTPPIASAGASTGDAMKALGEWETLKPYVGTAEIIDLGSARDLNLEAILGANPDVIVTFKGQGNLDKIYEQLEQIAPVILVDFSAPWQEQILACAEIVNKKADAQKLIKEIEDSVQSAKEKLSQHQDKTIAIFRTDGGKAFVTRGDKDYYDTFGIAKPEGYPDDYETLSLEAVAEMNPDYIIFQDFITTSQAFVKTLEASSVWQAMEAVKKGQVVYFDDSLNTFGPLATKLTAEKLIQIISN
- a CDS encoding helix-turn-helix domain-containing protein: MEFELNELVEQFTNISIRVEGVYNYKIEPGTAGWQKAAPFPGFIFPVGGKAQYRFDGTPYTASIGKVVHGGAGMSLDKQVLGDTKWEYISVLYDIRTPETKGICLPEVHFELTPGKSPRLQELLGRLCGTFNQPGSIPAFQTENLFRCVLEEVFVCARNQTNHGAQALFEQVSSYIQDHFMDSLTVRGLAEQNEVTENRLFYVFSKYAGMGPGDYLIACRLNRAKELLTTIGAPVSEVAKSVGYSDPLYFSRSFRKRFKMSPSEFREKFRNNP